A segment of the Eleutherodactylus coqui strain aEleCoq1 chromosome 6, aEleCoq1.hap1, whole genome shotgun sequence genome:
tcttaaaatcctagttcttGGCACTAcacagcataggttttagtcttctatttaagggccaatagtccaatacaaggtaagaaacatagacttattgcattctgaaacttaacactttatattccatgacatttcctccttttgtttcttatcttgtcccagaacaacagtaaACATTTGAAGTACCTCAGTCCATCCTAGCGATGTCTGCCAGGCTTTATCAATAACATTTCACTATTGTTCTGACCAATACAAGAATAATCATAGCTGGCtgaacataagagctgggcatacataccattcTGTGCTATCATAGTGGGTATCACCTTTTTAGCAGATTTGGCCAATATGCGGCGTATACAAGATACTACACAACAGcctactactacaaaagcaaTTTCTATAATATTCAAAGTGGTAAGACTGTCCATTCTGAGCCTTAGGAGGTGCCCTACATGGTCTACGCATGTGgccctgtttgccacagttgtagcaATGATAGGTTTTCGGGATTCATTATTGTCCAGGCTTTTAAGTACAGTAGTACAGGAGCCTAGCTTAAAACCGCAGACAACTTGAAGAAGAACCTGAGCCTCTAGAGTACGCCATTCAGGAAAGGCGGCTTCTAGTTTGTCCTTCAAGGTCTTTATAAGACCTCCCACAAAGGCTTGTGTAAGAAGTTGGGCATGTGCagggacattaggactgtatcccaAGTCCCCCCAGGCTACTAGAATCCTAGACAAACATTTTTCTGATGATTCTGTCTCCTCCTGCCTAACATCATGCAAGGTAATTCCTAACTCTGTCATATGCTTTGAAGCCCAGTCTTTCAGATGAAGTAGGAAAATAGCCCCAGAACCTGACACCTTAGGGTCAGGTGGTGGATTAAATTCCTCCATCATCAAAGGTAAGAAGGGATCAGCCTTATGTCTGGCCACTTCTTCTAGGTCTTTATAACAGTAgtcataaactcctgctaactgtagacaacctctgtttctcaggatctggcattcttattctgtacttactgacaccatcattttcaattttttcttcTATCTTCCCTTTAGCAACCAGGCAGGCAAatctgtcccaaccttcagctgcctccaggagtttagcatctttaaaactacttttatattctatcattgcatCTGACCACAGACGGGGACTAAGggtcccatgtctggtgtcctgtttcatgatagacatccaagccttacattctttagctatctctttaccttccatattccttactatgtttttggccattATCTATTCTGACTCATCCAAGGTGGCTTTCTTAGACCATTCATTACTCATGTTTCACTGGTAATctatatgggtttttaataacctttttcctccttatttgACGAGAGGGTAACCCCGTCTGAGGATATTATGTTGACTATGGCAAGAGATTCTTGTCACAAATCAGACACTTttcctacagacaacatacagtacaagtgttCCCTGCTGCGTGACCCTAAAAACTCAGACTTCACAGTGCCGGACCCACCTAAACCATATACACAGGGGTCCCCGCTGCGTgaccctaaaaactcaggcttcacagtGTAGGACCCACCTAAACTATCGGTCCCTTGTCAGGGATCCGGAACACgttaccagtagattagggaacttAGATCATAGAATATCCACTCTAGGACAATTATCCTACCTATTGATATTATTATGACCTTTAAACACACCGagttacacattcattcaaacctagacaacgagacagcttatctgacagggttctttgtcatataaaatagaccgagtttagaccttaaatgaaccactcaatATAAATGAACGCACTTACCCAACTTTGAGCAGATAGAAAATCACTGCTGCAGAGGACCAGTGTATACCTTAACTTTTGTCACAGACTGTAATCCTAGTTTAATTTatttataaaacttaacttttaattcaGTAATATATTCTAAAATCCCAGACGGACACATAGGCTTTCATAAAAGAACTTTGTATGCAGATGATGCGATTCGTTATCCTCTGTATATCTCATAGAATACTTCATTCAGGTTTTTATTCAAGATGGTCTGCTGCAATGTATTTTGCAGACTATTTTAAATCTCATACACGTGAGCGCATCAACCGGTATTTATGCGATCACCTGTGTTAGTTTGTCGATATACAAGGATATAGTACCAAAAAACATGATCCTTTGGAAGAATATTGGATTTTACCACTAAGAGATAAATAATCTCTTTTTCGGTTCTGTTCTCTCTATATAGTGCTCGTTCTCTCTATAtggtgctcaacgcgtttcctcgctTACGCGATTCTTCAGGAGCATTGTCACCGAGCGTTTAGAACCAGATGACACGGCCAGGATCAGCAACTCTATACTTATATGTACCTTAATTCCATAGGTTTTAAATCACCAATGGAATTAATTGTTCAGAGTGCGAAAAATTGACAATCTTAAAAATAGCTAGCGTCTGCACACTCGTTAATAACTGGTGAGTTAACAACGCTCAGTAACCAAAGGGTCATCTACAATGATCCCCTAAATTGGTTACAGCTATGCTGCACGTACATTGGTGTCTATTTCTAGACAAACCGATGTGCTGCCAGAAAATAAATCTGAGGCTCTTTTTGCAAACTGACAACAATCCGTCAGAATGCTAGGCGATTTTCTAGCCTAATTCACTAGATCTTGCCCCTAGATTTCTAAGGTTGCAAATCTACCTGATCTGTCAGGGTATCGGTATATAACCTAAGTCCCTTTCTATGCTCAGACGCTGGTACTAATCACCAGTAGTCCGGCTTTGCAGAAAGGTCAGCaacgcattaaaataacaaacagagaggatctggcagcagctccagccttggtggtaggctggagctgctgccagatCCTCTCTGTTATTTTAATGCGTCTGAGCATAGAAAGGGACTTAGGTTATATACCGATACCCTGACAGATCAGGTAGATTTGCAACCTTAGAAATTTCGATTTATTTCTGGTTCTAAACGCTCGGTGACAATGCTCCTGAAGAATCGCGTAagcgaggaaacgcgttgagcaccaTATAGAGAGAATGAGCACTATATAGAGAGAACAGAACCGAAAAAGAGATTATTTATCTCTTAGTGGTAAAATCCAATATTCTTCCAAAGGACCATGTTTTTTGGTACTATATCCTTGTATATCGACAAActaacacaggtgatcacataaaTACCGGTTGATGCGCTCACGTGTATGAGATTTAAAATAGTCTGCAAAATACATTGCAGCAGACCATCTTGAATAAAAACCTGAATGAAGTGTTCTATGAGATATACAGAGGATAACGAATCACATCATCTGCATACAAAGTTCTTTCATGAAAGCCAATGTGTCTGTCTAGGATTTTAGAATATATTACtgaattaaaagttaagttttataaatAAATTAAACTAGGATTACAGTCTGTGACAAAAGAGCAGATAGaatcacagagacacaatgagggataagaataacagtttcttaccagccAGCTTTTTCCTGATTATGGGTCAGTGCATTCTGTCCGTTCGAGAGTAAGTCGGGTCAGAGGTTCTGGTCACACTCGGTCCCTGTTCAGGCGCCAGCTGTTATCAGACCACACCGGTAccaatctgatgacctcgttgccaggtgccaaattggtagatatggaagcccgtgatgaggagattttgctagcaattatctatcaatagcatgaaatcactccatgttatgtcaagacacttctccaatgaattctactttattatgaacattgccaactcttgtACAGAAAAaatgggcgtatccaaatgttgcctgatacaaagattagtgttacgtagcttactgttacaaaggtgaaaatacttattgatcacaagacttattgacatctaccaaatagtctcaaagctcttaaggcccgtctcaaacatagaaattacctaagtcaggctATTGCTgctgcattagacaatagttcttcaataattgtgtgtcttctctgttaacatagcttagccttatttaatttgtctgttgacttcttatcttaaaatcctagttcctggcactacaaagcataggttttagtcttctatttaagggtcaatagtccaatacaaggtaagaaacatacacttattgcattctgaaacttaacactttatattccatgacacaacCATATAGCAGTGCAGTCTCTTTATACACCTCTTTGTTGGAGCAGTTATGATTTTATCTAAAATGGAGCCATAATCAATGATTGAGCCCTGAGGATGAAGTTCACGGTGaatgttattattatttttttgtatgcaTTTTCATTTCTTGAGTTTCATACATATGAGGATTTTATGGCTCATACATCAAGATTCAGAATCATGTAGTAAGAAGTAGGCAAGACATCCTGATCTCCTCAAGGAAAATACACAGTTCAAAGCTAAATATTTACCTTTACCACCATATTGATGTAATACAAATAGCCATAAGTCATACAATACCCCATGATGTCCCCGATGATGACATGATATCCCAGGGCTATTATCAGTCCAAACAAAGTCTCCAAAATAAGTTTTAATAACATCCAACCAACTAATTTTTAGTTTCATCTGatattttgtcttctttttgtaGCTTAGAGACACAGAGAATCACTGGTTAGTGTCCCTCATGTGTCTATGGAAGTTATCAGCAATGTTTCTCTGTACTTCAGTGAGTGTGTTAGGCATATCCAAAGAGACAAtggacttagggtggcttcacacgagcgtgtttttgcgcgtacataggtgcgcacccatgtaagtgcaaaaacacgcatgatgTGCATTGTTTTACATAAAGTAGCGGCGGCTGcttgtggctccattgaaaacaatgctctgccggcacccctgcattctttttcagggaagggctttacatataagccctttcctgaaaaagaaagattttagtgtaaaaaaataaataaaaaatatacttacctctccgccgctgccgtgacccccgcggggatgaagaacacattgtTTCCTTCAtgcctgctagttaaaagaattccctgctgctacatctgccacatctgtcattCATTCCCTGAAGCCACCCCTACTGTAGTCAAAGCATCTGGAAGGTGAGTTATACTTGGTTTCAGTCAGAGAGAATTCAGACTCAGCACTATGTCCTTCTTTTCCAAAACCAATACCAAACAGGATTATGGGCTCATGTACCCAGCAGACCCTTGTGCATGGAGCTTATACAGCATTGCACAGAGGCCATATGGCTTCATAGTATGGAGCTCTACAGCCTCAATGTGCTGCCATATGGGCTCCCTGGGGTACCAGAAGTTAGGAGATATGCTTCTCTGCATACGGTACATGTTAAGTGTAGCATACCATGATTTTCATATCAAATTCAACAAAACAACCTTTTTGTATGCTGGTATATGAAGACAGAGGCCTACAACCATATAGCAGAGCAGAGTCTTTATACACCTCTTTGTTGGAGCAGTTATGATGTAGGCAAGACATCCTGATCTCCTCAAGGCAAATACACAGTTCAGAGCTAAATATTGACCTTTATCACCATATTGATGTAATACAAATAGCCATAAGTCATACAATACCCCATGATGTCCCGATGATGACATGATATCCCAGGGCTATTATCAGTCCAAACAAAGTCTCCAAAACCAGTTTTAATAACATCCAACTAATTGTTAGTTTCATCTGatattttgtcttctttttgtaGGTTGGAGACACAGAGAATCACTGGTTAGTGTCCCTCATGTGTCTATGGAAGTTATCAGCAATGTTTCTCTGTATTTCAGTGAGTGTGTTGGGCATAGCCAAAGAGACAAtggacttagggtggcttcacacaagcgtgttttagcATGTACATAGgcgtgtacataggtgcgtacccatgtacgtgcaaaaacacgcgtgaatgcaagtCTGTGCATTGTTTTACATAAAGTAGCGgcggctgctggcggctccattgaaaacaatggtctgccggcacctctgcattctttttcagggaagggctttacataaaagccctttcctgaaaaagaaagattttagtgtaaaaaaataaataaaaaatatacttacctctccgccgctgccgtgacccccgcggggatgaagaacacattgtTTCCTTCAtgcccactagttaaaagaattccctgctgctacatctgccacatctgtcattTATTACCGGAAGCCACCCCTACTGTAGTCAAAGCATCAGGAAGGTGAGTTATACTCGGTTTCAGTCAGAGAGAATTCAGACTCAGCACTATGTCCTTTTTTCCAAAGCCAATACCAAATAGGATTATGGGCTCATGTACCCAGCAGACCCTTGTGCATGGAGCTGATACAGCATTGCACAGAGGCCATATGGCTTCATAGTATGGAGCTCTACAGCCTCAATGTGCTGTCAAATGGGCTCCTTGGGGTACCAGATGTTAGGAGATATGCTTCTCTGCATACACATTCAGAATCATCTAGTAAGAAGTAGGCAAGACATCCTGATCTCCTCAAGGAAAATACACAGTTCAAAGCTAAATATTTACCTTTATCACCATATTGATGTAATGCAGATGATCATATGAGATCTCAGGGCTATTCTCAGTCCAAATAAAGTTTCCAAACACAAAGTTTTAATAACATCAAACTAACCAATTGTTTAAAGGGTACCTTTTACCTGCCTAAAGTACCACAAACTAACTTACGGggctgttagggcaggtgacagagAGTTTCGTCCGCATCACAGACTCCGGTGGCAGGTACCTCAGGATGCACAAAGAGGCCAAGTAAAAAAATAGTACATCACCCCCCAGCTCTCTTTACCTGCAAAGAGAATAGCTTAATTAAACTCACAGTTTAATCATAGCAGCATGATACCACCACTATAAAACAGTATAGAAATGTATTCATGATATGCAGGCTTCTCCCACTGCAGATTGATAGCTTTCTCCCTATGCACAGTAAAAgggagaaggctgtcaatcagtTGCTGGAGGGTGGGGGAGCTTACATTTCATGAATACATTGGACTCTTGCTATACAGGCATCATGCTGCAATGATGAAACTGTAAGTTTAAATTAAACTATTGCAGACACCTATAGGCACATTAATAGAATTGTCTATGAACTCTGCAGGTGAGTTCGATCATTCAGGAAGCCCCAgtttgattattaaattctagttgAAAGATTTACATATGAACTACTAACTGGCAGACTTAACTTTAGGTTTCTACTTCTCCTTGTGAGCAACAATGAATATGACAGCCTTAGCGTCCCAAAGGTCACTCACAACCTTTCTCTCCTTAACCTCGCAGCAATCAATCACAAAGCCTTCTCCAACTAGAGCTTTCCTGGCCAAATCCTCATCATATCTGAGAATATGGAGCTTGTCTTTACCGACTGTGAAATAGGTTGCATTTAAAGACCCAATTAATATGATGTGTGCTCCAGGTTTCAGCAGCCTTAAGAACTTCCCAAGACATCTCCTGAAATCATCATGGTCTTTGCTGATAACATCTAGAAGCCCAACACTGATAATACAGTCGGCTGGTGGGAGGTCCAGCGGTTCTATTATATTTTCTTTCTCGAAGTCACATTTCATAACATGTTGAACTGCTGATctaattttttcttctttgtcctgTAACTGCTCTctgaaagaaatgggaaaaatgAGGAAAGTCATTATCCCACTGACATCACTATGGGCATCACAGCTCAGCAGTTAGTACTATATATCAGTAAGCTGTAGATTGTTGGCTCCCAGTGCGGGTAGAAAGACTTGAAGTCAACCAAGACCGGAGTACTAAGTGtcaggcttaggcctcatgtccacggggaaaataagaattaaaatctgcagcatttttcccgcacggggatccgcgccccataggaatgcattgaccacccgcgggtatttaaaagtgaattaaaaaatttctggagcatgaaaaaaaatggacatgctccattttagtgcggatcacacgtgcgggagcacatagagcacatagctcaattgatctcccgcatgaaaaataaaagacaattacagtgcatccgcagcccaaatccgcattacaaatccgcagcggatctgattttccccgtggacatgaggccttatacgtCTAACTGTAGACTAGCATTACAAATGTATTGGGCCTATTCTGTCCAGTATATTTATTAATGCCCTGGTAgaagggctgcacagtaaaacagcaatatttgcagatgaaacaAAACTATGTTCAGTAATTAACAGAAGAGAGGACAGTGTACAATTGTAAATGGATCTGGCTAAATTCggagtttgggcagaaaagtggcaaatggggTTTAACTCTGATATGTggaaggttatacacatgggcaggaaaaaaggCCACCAGCGCAGACTAAAtcggaaaccactgggcaaaactgacatgacaAAGGACGTGGAGACTTTAATTAACAGTAAACGTAACTGCAGCAAcaagtgtcaggtagctgctgccaagtcAAATAGGATCATgtgtgcattaaaagagatattGGAGCACATTTGTACTGCAGCAATGATGACAATGACCGCGGGTTTTCTCCTAATAGTTGATCTAATATTTCACCTCTTTCCCTCTGTGTCTACATGAAGCTGTGTGGCATGGCCCCAATGAAATGCTCCGGTCCGTGTGTCCAGCCATCTTTTCAGCTCCAGGATGCATCGGTCAGTGGCCTTCAGCACTATAATATGCTTGAAAAACTCACAGGCCGCGTACAAATGATGAATCATGGGACCAGTGCTGAGGTCAATCAAGATCTCTCCTCCAATGAGACCTGTAACAATAAATGGCAAATATTGAAGCATGTACAGTAAAAACTTTAACCCTCTGTGGTTCCACCTTATGTCTCAATGTATTTCATCCACCCACTTTACTAAATAGCCCAAGTGATGTTTTTTTGtcattgtttttgcttttttatgtatattcatTAACATTACATGAATGTTTTCCTTTGATTTCTACCAAACAAAACATGAATGGTCAACTGTACCATCAGCAAAGGTTGGGATTTTCAGACCATGGAGGGAATTACCTATTCGATGGAATCCTTGCTAGTGACAATGGGAACCTTACAATGGCAGGAAAGCATATGTTTGTCAGGAGCCTTGCTactctcatcaggagagctttaaactataacaatatgagaagggaaatgaaaggccaggaaaaaatatacagctaatgaatacaacaGTGTACTCTGCTATTAAAAGTggaaaggaaaaataaatggtaaaaattcaaaaggaaagtagaggaacaagagaccccgatcacaaactaacatgtttttatacaaatgcacagagctgggaaacaaacaagaagaattggacaagagaccccgatcacaaactaacatgtttttatacaaatgcacagagttgggaaacaaacaagaattaaagcttctaacacaggaagagaaatatgatgttgtaggcatcacagaaactttgTGGGATGATACATATGATTATTCCAAGGCTTCAAGGATACTACTTATTTATAAGACACAGACTTAATAAAAATGGAGGAGGTGTTGCATCTTATGTTATGAAAGCCTACATCTCCACACAGATCTTAGCTTCAGAGAAAAGTCATTCTGTAGATAGTGTTTGGGTAGGAATACATGGCAGGAACAACAGAAAGCGCCATTGTAAACATTTTCTTTAGGgctcctggacaagcagaagatatggatgagctgtttctacatcagatggccacgtTCTCAAAAAAGTAggactaaggcccatttagacaggatgaatgtctgctgcatgggagctagtgtcGCTGGCTCCCAGCAGGGTAGCGGGATATTTCTTTCCTCGGGCACCCCTgttcctctccattgacttaacatagtggccattcagtagtgaatggctgctatttacactgaaccatgatcattcagctcatcgtccatccttTTTGCTGCATAAATCATGGACGATCATCGTTCAGCGtatatagcagccattcagtattgaatgtccgctatgttaagtcaatggagaggggcgaaggagtgcgaggagagaaatatCCTACAGCCTCTATGTCAACCAGCTGGCCATTCTGTCAGAGAGCCTGCGATACTAGCTTCCGCGCAATAGCGAGTGTAAGCGGGGAACGAGTGTTGGTCATCGTCCCGCAGCATGATTGTGGTCACGGATTCCCTTTACAGGTaaagggagctgggtgatgtactTTTTTTACTTTGACTCTTTGTGTATCCTAAGGTACCTGCCCCCGGACTCTGTGATGTCTGTCACATTCCCTAAGAT
Coding sequences within it:
- the LOC136633471 gene encoding nicotinamide N-methyltransferase-like; the protein is MESSACKLYHVDGFDSRHFLEMYFSDKPEVVFAEETLKFPIENLTKAFTAGLIGGEILIDLSTGPMIHHLYAACEFFKHIIVLKATDRCILELKRWLDTRTGAFHWGHATQLHVDTEGKREQLQDKEEKIRSAVQHVMKCDFEKENIIEPLDLPPADCIISVGLLDVISKDHDDFRRCLGKFLRLLKPGAHIILIGSLNATYFTVGKDKLHILRYDEDLARKALVGEGFVIDCCEVKERKVVSDLWDAKAVIFIVAHKEK